From one Triticum aestivum cultivar Chinese Spring chromosome 4B, IWGSC CS RefSeq v2.1, whole genome shotgun sequence genomic stretch:
- the LOC123091905 gene encoding apoptotic chromatin condensation inducer in the nucleus, translated as MSSFPVLKNRPIDQWKVTELKDELRKRRLPVKGLKEELVRRLFESIQSEEASDESAEDVGANEGAPIGKDAGANGPAHQAPEEHSASQKTAVSATEVCQETRVHATQETAVPLPEVTQEIMSSSVEQSPGDNVVATHESLSTEAPSEKGDQPEAVAGENSTVQAGHQHAESNKMHIEETPEVVTNGTTVVADVTSADIKSDLISSEAKSDTAEASKTDKQDTLPKPVDAQIPDADPMETDVAAASVNNDGERFVPKNDLGDNTLIDNEVCSSDLMNEDHKPIVSKSNNQVLEVSPDLGSPIKCESISSDDISNNKKNIKDNLNANNFDLELEVKPEMFKPSSGITSLGGELQPFDDDKELVKNQFSLEDIDSTANVDEVCSPEKLNLDRSSGDESMEDDVMEIKQLDFSVKSGDLRGKTEPNSSEHVKEVSLPVSLVKSSSADTKEVIAEEKPSASAEKRKFQAQETVANTEPIKRQRRWAADSGNVPERQPLSQSGSDARKDILQPALKRSLGRSDSTASGDSPKERIVPPSQKPATTSLRIDRFVRPFTLRAVQELLGKSGSVCSFWMDHIKTHCYVTFSSVEEATATRDAVYNLQWPPNNGNYLLAEFVDPQEVKRKLEPPPPPPAATAVAVPISPATTPREAPLQQGQANQSVPRQAAATPREQLPPPPPLVKPPTSDPREKLTPTPKKAEPPVVTLDDLFRKTQSSPRIYYLPLSDEEVSAKLAAQGKAN; from the exons ATGTCATCATTCCCTGTTCTGAAGAATCGACCCATCGATCAATGGAAAGTTACTGAGTTGAAGGATGAACTGCGAAAGAGGAGGCTCCCTGTAAAAGGTCTGAAAGAAGAACTTGTGAGGCGTCTCTTTGAATCTATTCAGAGTGAAGAGGCATCTGACGAATCTGCTGAAGATGTTGGAGCCAATGAAGGCGCACCCATTGGCAAAGATGCGGGGGCGAACGGACCGGCTCATCAGGCACCTGAAGAACATAGTGCTAGTCAGAAAACTGCAGTTTCTGCTACAGAAGTTTGTCAGGAAACTAGGGTTCATGCAACTCAGGAAACTGCAGTTCCTCTCCCAGAAGTTACTCAGGAAATTATGTCTTCCTCTGTGGAACAGTCCCCCGGGGATAATGTAGTGGCAACCCATGAATCTCTGTCAACAGAAGCCCCATCAGAAAAAGGAGATCAGCCAGAAGCAGTTGCTGGAGAAAATTCTACAGTACAAGCAGGGCACCAGCATGCTGAAAGCAATAAGATGCACATTGAGGAGACACCAGAGGTTGTCACCAACGGAACAACTGTTGTCGCTGATGTGACAAGTGCTGATATAAAGTCGGACTTGATCTCTTCTGAAGCCAAGTCAGATACTGCTGAAGCTAGCAAAACTGATAAACAGGACACATTACCAAAACCTGTGGATGCCCAAATACCAGATGCTGATCCTATGGAAACTGATGTTGCAGCTGCATCAGTGAATAATGATGGGGAGAGGTTTGTTCCTAAGAATGATTTGGGCGACAATACTTTGATTGATAATGAAGTGTGCAGTTCTGACCTCATGAATGAGGATCACAAGCCCATTGTATCAAAATCAAATAATCAGGTACTTGAGGTTAGCCCGGATTTAGGGTCTCCAATTAAGTGTGAGTCAATTTCTAGTGATGATATATCAAATAACAAAAAGAATATAAAGGATAACTTGAATGCTAATAATTTTGATTTAGAACTAGAGGTTAAGCCAGAGATGTTCAAACCATCATCCGGCATTACTTCCTTAGGTGGAGAATTGCAGCCATTCGATGATGATAAAGAGCTGGTCAAGAACCAGTTCTCTTTGGAAGACATTGATTCGACTGCCAATGTGGATGAAGTTTGCTCTCCAGAGAAATTAAATTTAGACAGGAGTTCAGGTGATGAGTCAATGGAGGATGATGTTATGGAGATTAAGCAACTTGATTTCAGTGTTAAATCTGGTGATCTCAGAGGGAAGACTGAGCCTAACTCCTCAGAACATGTGAAAGAGGTGTCTCTTCCTGTTTCTCTTGTCAAGAGCTCCTCTGCTGATACAAAGGAAGTTATAGCTGAAGAAAAGCCATCAGCCTCAGCTGAAAAGAGAAAATTTCAAG CTCAAGAAACTGTTGCAAACACCGAGCCAATCAAACGTCAGCGTCGATGGGCTGCAGATAGTGGGAATGTTCCAGAAAGACAACCGTTGAGTCAAAGTGGTTCTGATGCTCGTAAGGATATTCTCCAGCCTGCCTTAAAACGTTCTCTTGGCAGGTCTGATTCAACAGCAAGTGGAGATTCTCCAAAGGAGAGGATTG TGCCACCATCTCAGAAACCGGCAACAACTTCCTTGAGAATCGACCGGTTTGTACGCCCATTTACCCTGAGAGCTGTGCAAGAGCTTCTTGGTAAATCTGGATCTGTTTGTAGCTTCTGGATGGATCATATCAAGACCCACTGCTATGTTACA TTCTCCTCGGTGGAGGAAGCTACAGCTACTCGTGATGCTGTCTACAACCTGCAGTGGCCCCCAAACAATGGCAATTATCTGTTAGCTGAATTTGTTGATCCCCAGGAAGTGAAACGCAAGCTTgaaccccctccccctcccccagcaGCAACAGCAGTGGCGGTTCCTATTAGCCCAGCCACTACACCAAGGGAGGCTCCTTTGCAGCAAGGTCAGGCAAATCAAAGTGTGCCTCGCCAAGCTGCTGCTACACCAAGGGAGCAATTGCCGCCTCCACCACCCCTTGTGAAGCCTCCTACATCTGATCCAAGGGAGAAGCTCACACCCACCCCAAAGAAGGCAGAACCTCCTGTGGTGACACTTGATGATCTCTTCAGAAAGACACAATCCTCTCCAAGGATTTACTATCTGCCTTTATCAGATGAGGAGGTGTCAGCCAAGCTTGCTGCACAGGGCAAAGCAAATTAG